The DNA window CCAGCTGTATCGCCGAGACGTTGCCGGAATGCGAACCACCGCGCACCACGTTGGGCGCCCCCATCAATACCAACAGCCCCAGTTCGCGGGAACGCTGCGCGGCGGCCTCGGTTGTCGGGAATTCGGCAATGGCGCTGCCAATCTGCTGCGATTCGTCAACGTGCTCCGCCGTCGCGTCGTCATGGCTGGCCAGCGCAATCCCCTGTTCGCGGCACAGCGCGGCGATCGCCCGCCGGTTGGGCTGCGACCAGAGGGCCGCCAGGCGCGTCTGTTGCTCTTCAAATTCGGCCATCTGCTGGTTATTGAGTTGGTATTTGCCCTGAAAGTACTCGCGGTATTTCTGCAACGAGGTGTACTGGCGCTGGCCGGGGGAATGGTCCATCAGCGATACCAGCGATAGCCCGGGCGTATGCATCAGTTGCTCAAACAGCGGCACCGTGGCGTCATACGGCAGCTCACAGCGCAGATGCAGCCGATGTTCGGCGCGGTTCAGGCCCTGTTCCTGGCTATGGCGGATGGCATCAATCATCTTGGTGAGGTTATCAAGGCGGTGGCCGCCGTCGCGCACGTCGCCCACGGCGATCGCGTCCAACACGGTGGTAATGCCGCTGGCCACCATCAGCGCATCGTGGCTGCTCATCGCCGAATAGGCCGGCCAGTCAACCTTGGGGCGCGGGGTAAAAAACTTGTCGAGGTTGTCGGTATGCAACTCGACCAGGCCCGGCAGCAGGAAGCCCCCTTCACCGTCTAGTGCCTCGGGCAACGCACTGCCAGAATCGCTGATGCTGCCGATCAGCCCGTTCTGTATCTCTAACGAACCGCAAACGACCTCATTTTCCAACACTAACTGAACGTTATTGATAATCATGCTTGCATTTCCTGGTGGAGAGGCTTCATTACGTGCAGGCGATCGGCCAGGCGCTCGCGTACGGCATCATCGTGGAAAATACCGACGATGGCGGCGCCGCGCGCGCGGGCTTCTTCGATCAACTGCACCACGGCATCGCTGTTGGCGCTGTCGAGAGACGCGGTGGGTTCATCCAGCAAAAGAATCGGGTAATCGGCGATAAAACCGCGCGCAATATTCACGCGCTGCTGTTCACCGCCGGAAAACGTCGAGGGCGCCAGCCCCCACAGCCGCTCCGGCACGTTGAGCCGGGCCAGCAACCGTTTGGCGCGCGCTTCGCACACGCTGCGTTCAACGCCGCGTTCCAGCAGCGGCTGGATCACCACATCCAGCGTGGAGGTGCGTGGGATCACCCGCAGAAACTGGCTGACCCAGCCAATGGTATCGCGCCGGATGGCCAACACCTGCCGGGCCGGCGCGTCGACCAGGTCCACCCAGTTCGCATGGTGCTTCACCCAGATATGGCCGCTGTTGGGGTGATAGTTGGCGTATAACGAGCGCAGCAGCGTGGATTTGCCGCTGCCGGAATGGCCATCCAGCACCACGCATTCGCCGGCGCTCACCTCCAGGCTGGCGTCGTGCAGCACCGGCAAGGCAACGCCATGCTGATTGTGTAGGACGAAGGTCTTGCAAAGATGTTCAACGCGAAGTTGTGTGTTCATGTTGTGCTCCAATTGGTCGCCACCCGCCGCGCTGGAAAAGCCGCGGCGGCAATGCACATCAGCCCAGGACAGACGACACCAGCAGTTGCGTATAAGGGTGCTGTGGATCGTCAAGCACGCGGTCGGTCAGGCCGCTTTCCACCACCCGCCCCTGCTTCATCACCAGCAGCCGGTGCGCCAACAGGCGCGCGACGCCCAGATCGTGCGTGACAATCACCACCGCCAGATTCAGCTCGCGCACCAGGGTGCGCAGTAAATCCAGCAGGCGCGCCTGCACCGACACATCCAGCCCGCCGGTCGGCTCATCCATAAACACCAGCTTCGGCTGGGTCACCAGGTTGCGGGCGATTTGCAGGCGCTGCTGCATGCCGCCGGAAAAGGTGGTGGGCAAATCGTCAATGCGTGAAACCGGGATCTCCACATCCTGTAGCCAGCGGCCGGCCTGCCGGCGGATCTCGCCATAGTGGCGCTGGCCCACCGCCATCAGCCGCTCGCCGATGTTGCCGCCGGCCGACACCTGTGGGCGCAGGCCGTCCAGCGGGTGCTGGTG is part of the Gibbsiella quercinecans genome and encodes:
- the phnM gene encoding alpha-D-ribose 1-methylphosphonate 5-triphosphate diphosphatase, with translation MIINNVQLVLENEVVCGSLEIQNGLIGSISDSGSALPEALDGEGGFLLPGLVELHTDNLDKFFTPRPKVDWPAYSAMSSHDALMVASGITTVLDAIAVGDVRDGGHRLDNLTKMIDAIRHSQEQGLNRAEHRLHLRCELPYDATVPLFEQLMHTPGLSLVSLMDHSPGQRQYTSLQKYREYFQGKYQLNNQQMAEFEEQQTRLAALWSQPNRRAIAALCREQGIALASHDDATAEHVDESQQIGSAIAEFPTTEAAAQRSRELGLLVLMGAPNVVRGGSHSGNVSAIQLAQQGLLDILSSDYYPASLLDAAFRLAQDDSAPYDLPRAVALLTRNPAHAVGLRDRGVIAQGLRADLVLAHTRHGHAHVRHVWAQGRKVY
- the phnL gene encoding phosphonate C-P lyase system protein PhnL, with amino-acid sequence MNTQLRVEHLCKTFVLHNQHGVALPVLHDASLEVSAGECVVLDGHSGSGKSTLLRSLYANYHPNSGHIWVKHHANWVDLVDAPARQVLAIRRDTIGWVSQFLRVIPRTSTLDVVIQPLLERGVERSVCEARAKRLLARLNVPERLWGLAPSTFSGGEQQRVNIARGFIADYPILLLDEPTASLDSANSDAVVQLIEEARARGAAIVGIFHDDAVRERLADRLHVMKPLHQEMQA
- the phnK gene encoding phosphonate C-P lyase system protein PhnK; the protein is MNSEQPLLAVNNLTHLYAPGKGFEEVSFSLFPGEVLGIVGESGSGKTTLLHAISARLTPQQGQVDYQGRDLYRMSESERRRLLRTEWGVVHQHPLDGLRPQVSAGGNIGERLMAVGQRHYGEIRRQAGRWLQDVEIPVSRIDDLPTTFSGGMQQRLQIARNLVTQPKLVFMDEPTGGLDVSVQARLLDLLRTLVRELNLAVVIVTHDLGVARLLAHRLLVMKQGRVVESGLTDRVLDDPQHPYTQLLVSSVLG